The following are encoded in a window of Gossypium raimondii isolate GPD5lz chromosome 13, ASM2569854v1, whole genome shotgun sequence genomic DNA:
- the LOC105781139 gene encoding transcription factor bHLH94: MAMEAVIFQQDWFGYNGKDVLLGGNWSYGLGLGKEEEKFCFEHIPGNQTSDTNNLVDGDHRVSSSSQTSMAPPLPHSSGPSAMGRRKRRRSTKAPKNKEEMENQRMTHITVERNRRKQMNQYLSLLRSLMPPSYAQRGDQASIIGGAINFVKELEQRLQWLSGQKEVKEETPKFDDFFTSPQYSTPIGDIEVNVNERHANLKIRWKRRPSLLFRLVSGLNAMRLTILHLNVTTAALIVLYSLTLKVEDDCKLTTGDGIASAVNQLLCRNEGDDGDDAMFNSFNSILP, encoded by the exons ATGGCAATGGAAGCAGTGATATTCCAGCAAGACTGGTTTGGTTACAACGGCAAAGATGTGTTGTTAGGAGGGAATTGGAGTTACGGGTTGGGGTTggggaaagaagaagaaaaattctgCTTTGAACATATTCCTGGCAACCAAACATCAGATACCAATAATCTAGTTGATGGAGATCATCGGGTTAGTTCTTCTTCACAAACTTCAATGGCTCCACCATTACCCCATTCCAGTGGTCCGTCGGCTATGGGTCGCCGGAAGAGACGTCGATCCACCAAGGCTCCAAAAAACAAGGAAGAGATGGAGAACCAGAGAATGACTCACATCACAGTTGAGCGCAATAGAAGAAAGCAAATGAATCAATATCTTTCCCTTCTTCGATCTTTAATGCCTCCATCTTATGCTCAAAGG GGGGATCAAGCATCCATTATAGGGGGAGCTATCAATTTTGTAAAAGAGCTAGAGCAAAGGCTTCAATGGCTAAGTGGTCAGAAAGAGGTAAAAGAAGAAACACCAAAATTTGATGACTTCTTCACATCCCCACAGTACTCAACACCCATTGGTGACATAGAAGTTAACGTAAATGAGAGGCATGCAAACCTAAAAATAAGATGGAAAAGGCGACCCTCTCTGCTCTTCAGATTGGTTTCAGGCTTGAATGCTATGCGTCTCACCATCCTTCATCTCAATGTCACAACCGCTGCTCTAATTGTCCTCTATTCTCTCACTCTCAAG GTAGAAGATGATTGCAAGCTGACTACAGGGGATGGAATTGCTTCAGCAGTGAATCAGTTGCTATGTAGAAATGAAggtgatgatggtgatgatgctatgttcaattcatttaattcaattctccCATGA
- the LOC105784144 gene encoding E3 ubiquitin-protein ligase ATL6: MSYTAHHGVISFHFFVLLLLISPPPSTAQVQPTSPNDEQYSYARFSPSLAIIVVVLIAALFFLGIFSIYIRNCSESNANGSSVNPVNGEAGRSRRGTRGLEASVIETFPTMIYSEVKVHKIGKGALECAVCLNEFEDDETLRLIPKCDHVFHPECIDAWLASHTTCPVCRANLASQPGDSGVSQPTELNEIATEIDLEAPNDSSDSEMEGEERRINNNNVSSDVEGGVALEVEVVDLNKTLNRNRTRGSISSRTRKFFFPRSHSTGHSLVQPGENTDRFTLRLPADVRNQLINRKLNRATSLVLPKEKGSRPGEDGGSSRGKSSIRLNKMDRGVKSDRWLFSMSRSFFSRASSVRSPKVTNDCEGTSSLPAGPTAGSSRPQV, translated from the coding sequence ATGTCGTACACCGCCCACCATGGAGTTATCTCCTTCCATTTCTTCGTCCTCTTGCTCCTCATCTCTCCGCCACCTTCCACTGCCCAAGTCCAACCCACCAGCCCAAACGACGAACAATACTCTTACGCGCGTTTCAGCCCTTCCTTGGCCATAATCGTCGTCGTTCTAATTGCTGCTTTGTTCTTTTTGGGTATTTTCTCGATTTACATCCGCAACTGCTCCGAATCCAACGCCAATGGAAGCAGCGTCAATCCTGTTAACGGCGAAGCCGGCCGTTCGCGGCGTGGGACGCGTGGACTTGAAGCGTCGGTGATCGAGACTTTCCCCACCATGATTTACTCTGAAGTTAAGGTTCATAAGATCGGTAAAGGAGCTCTGGAGTGCGCAGTTTGTTTGAATGAATTCGAAGACGACGAAACGCTGCGTTTAATACCGAAATGCGATCACGTTTTTCACCCTGAATGTATTGATGCTTGGTTGGCTTCTCATACGACCTGCCCCGTTTGTAGAGCTAATCTCGCTTCTCAACCAGGTGATTCTGGAGTGAGTCAACCCACTGAGTTGAATGAGATCGCCACCGAGATAGACCTCGAGGCTCCGAACGACAGCAGTGACTCGGAAATGGAAGGAGAAGAAAGGagaataaacaataataatgtcAGCAGTGACGTAGAAGGTGGTGTTGCTCTGGAGGTTGAAGTAGTTGACTTGAACAAAACTTTAAATAGGAATCGTACACGTGGATCAATATCTAGCCGTACACGTAAATTCTTTTTTCCGCGCTCCCACTCAACTGGCCACTCTTTGGTCCAGCCCGGTGAAAACACCGACCGATTCACCTTACGATTGCCGGCTGATGTTCGAAACCAGTTAATAAACCGGAAATTGAACCGGGCAACGAGCTTGGTTTTGCCTAAGGAAAAGGGTTCCCGACCCGGGGAAGATGGTGGAAGTAGTAGAGGGAAGTCTTCTATTCGGCTCAATAAGATGGACCGGGGAGTTAAGTCAGACCGGTGGCTTTTTAGTATGTCACGATCATTTTTTAGTAGAGCATCTTCCGTAAGGTCACCAAAGGTGACCAATGATTGTGAAGGAACATCAAGTTTGCCGGCTGGACCCACGGCTGGCTCAAGCCGTCCTCAGGTCTAA